In Spinacia oleracea cultivar Varoflay chromosome 5, BTI_SOV_V1, whole genome shotgun sequence, a single window of DNA contains:
- the LOC110797162 gene encoding protein MOTHER of FT and TFL1, translated as MRKSRRGFKEFSTQIEDVVDMFVPNVSMSVYFGTKHVTNGCTIKPSIAVDPPRLIIGAHSDILYTLVMTDPDAPSPSEPSMRELVHWIVTDIPSGGSPSCGKEVMAYTGPRPAVGIHRFILVLFEQKQQLGMSVEAPNSRANFNTRLFAGRYGLGLPVATVYFNAQKEPANKKR; from the exons ATGCGCAAATCTAGACGAGGGTTTAAGGAATTTAG CACCCAAATAGAGGATGTTGTAGACATGTTTGTGCCGAATGTAAGCATGTCTGTTTACTTTGGAACTAAACATGTTACCAATGGTTGTACTATCAAGCCTTCTATTGCTGTTGATCCTCCTCGTCTTATCATTGGTGCTCATTCTGATATCCTCTATACTTTG GTGATGACAGATCCTGATGCTCCTAGCCCCAGCGAACCCTCAATGCGAGAATTGGTACACTG gATTGTCACTGATATACCTAGTGGTGGAAGTCCATCTTGCG GAAAAGAGGTAATGGCATATACAGGACCAAGGCCAGCAGTGGGAATACACAGATTCATACTGGTTTTGTTTGAGCAAAAACAACAGTTAGGGATGTCCGTTGAGGCGCCTAATAGTCGTGCTAATTTTAATACACGTCTGTTTGCTGGTAGATATGGTCTTGGCCTCCCTGTGGCCACTGTCTATTTCAATGCCCAAAAAGAGCCTGCTAATAAGAAACGATAG
- the LOC110797178 gene encoding guanine nucleotide-binding protein subunit beta-like protein produces MGEQLQLRGTMRAHTDMVTAIATPIDNSDMIVTASRDKSIIVWKITKEDKTYGVPSRRLTGHSHFVEDVVLSSDGQFALSGSWDGELRLWDLAAGTTARRFVGHTKDVLSVAFSIDNRQIVSASRDRTIKLWNTLGECKYTIQDGDGHGDWVSCVRFSPNTLQPTIVSSSWDKTVKIWNLTNCKLRATLAGHSGYVNTVAVSPDGSLCASGGKDSTILLWDLAEGKRLYSLDGSAIIHALCFSPNRYWLCAATEAGIKIWDLESKSIVEDLKVDLKTEADHDVEGAGTGATKKKVIYCTSLSWSADGQTLFSGYTDGVIRVYGIARY; encoded by the exons ATGGGAGAACAGCTTCAACTCCGCGGCACCATGCGCGCGCATACCGACATGGTTACCGCCATCGCTACCCCCATTGATAACAGTGACATGATTGTCACCGCATCCAGGGACAAATCTATCATCGTCTGGAAAATCACCAAGGAGGACAAGACCTATGGTGTCCCCAGTCGCCGTCTCACCGGCCACTCCCACTTTGTTGAGGATGTTGTTCTATCCTCCGATGGTCAGTTCGCTCTTTCTGGTAGTTGGGATGGTGAGCTCCGCCTTTGGGACCTTGCTGCTGGTACCACTGCCCGTCGTTTTGTTGGTCACACCAAGGATGTGCTCTCCGTCGCTTTTTCCATTGATAACCGTCAGATCGTTTCCGCTTCGAGGGACCGAACAATCAAGCTTTGGAACACTCTTG GTGAGTGCAAATACACCATCCAAGACGGTGATGGTCACGGTGACTGGGTTAGCTGTGTTAGGTTTAGCCCCAACACTTTGCAGCCTACCATTGTGTCCTCCTCATGGGACAAGACAGTGAAGATCTGGAACTTGACCAACTGCAAGTTGAGGGCAACCTTGGCTGGTCACAGTGGTTACGTGAACACTGTTGCTGTGTCACCTGATGGTTCACTGTGTGCCAGTGGTGGGAAAGACAGCACTATCTTATTGTGGGATTTGGCTGAGGGCAAGAGGCTTTACTCTCTTGATGGTAGTGCTATTATCCATGCCCTTTGCTTTAGTCCTAACAGGTACTGGCTTTGCGCTGCCACTGAGGCTGGCATTAAGATTTGGGATTTGGAGAGCAAGAGCATCGTTGAGGATTTGAAGGTTGATCTTAAGACCGAGGCTGATCACGATGTTGAGGGAGCTGGCACTGGTGCCACAAAGAAGAAG GTTATCTATTGCACCAGCTTGAGTTGGAGTGCTGATGGCCAAACATTGTTCAGTGGATACACTGACGGTGTTATTAGAGTTTATGGCATTGCCCGTTACTAG